A part of Lepisosteus oculatus isolate fLepOcu1 chromosome 16, fLepOcu1.hap2, whole genome shotgun sequence genomic DNA contains:
- the rps21 gene encoding small ribosomal subunit protein eS21 has product MQNDAGEFVDLYVPRKCSASNRIIGAKDHASIQINIAEVDKVTGRFNGQFKTYAICGAIRRMGEADDSLLRLAKNDSIVSKNF; this is encoded by the exons ATGCAGAACGATGCCGGTGAATTCGTGGACCTTTACGTCCCCCGTAAATG CTCTGCGAGCAATAGGATCATTGGTGCTAAGGACCATGCCTCTATTCAGATCAACATTGCTGAG GTAGACAAGGTCACAGGCAGGTTCAACGGGCAATTTAAGACGTACGCCATTTGTGGAGCCATTCGCAGAATG GGTGAAGCAGATGACTCTCTTCTGAGGCTGGCGAAGAACGACAGCATTGTCTCAAA GAACTTCTGA